A window of the Lolium perenne isolate Kyuss_39 chromosome 7, Kyuss_2.0, whole genome shotgun sequence genome harbors these coding sequences:
- the LOC127316693 gene encoding uncharacterized protein — MGFSDQRFHGSNSCLTIASNIQGVVTISTAKRETRRSRGDHLAMERVVLGRWGGPFLHDSAMIPLFWSLQVRRMAAARSPAAGFIEDLRFTFKDDAAYHLHVP; from the exons ATGGGCTTCAGCGATCAGCGGTTCCATGGATCTAACAGTTGCCTCACCATCGCCTCCAATATACAAGGGGTCGTCACAATCTCCACTGCCAAAAG AGAGACGAGGAGATCCCGCGGTGACCATCTGGCCATGGAGCGGGTGGTGCTGGGGCGCTGGGGTGGTCCCTTCCTCCATGATTCTGCTATGATTCCACTATTCTGGAG CCTGCAGGTGCGACGGATGGCAGCGGCAAGGAGTCCTGCAGCCGGTTTCATCGAGGACCTCCGGTTCACGTTCAAGGACGACGCTGCATACCATCTCCACGTGCCTTAG